A portion of the Caenorhabditis elegans chromosome III genome contains these proteins:
- the C27F2.10 gene encoding PCI domain-containing protein 2 homolog (Confirmed by transcript evidence) — MPSVRSIEDYFGQIESLLYRQDWTNGEKISKFVSTYDEHAQEPFMHIEAYGSRSKRCRVSEDEVFDEIVCLHLHVLYNIHVAQDLITAQSTQIQIIQLFNKEILQKRKDENWFLPIFYRLCTDLRWLSKGAEACVSGDDEGDSNANSFFESAAKAITECYRTCVSDVHAEEGTTKKVAMLNMTNQLFQIYFQINKLNLLKPLIRAIDNCGSLYHDFLMSDKVAYNYFLGRKAMFDADLNLAEKSLLYAFRNCPADSMSNKRKILIYLIPVKMFLGHMPTSQLLHEYRLDEFQDVVAGVKDGNLAQLDGALAANEAFFIKCGIFLMLEKLRMITFRTLFKKVSQIVGTAQIPLDAFQTALRFVGVTDVDMDELECIIANLIASKKIKGYLSHQHQKLVISKMNAFPTLSGVSSN; from the exons ATGCCGTCAGTAAGAAGTATTGAAGACTACTTTGGTCAGATTGAGAG CCTCCTTTACCGACAAGACTGGACAAATGgagagaaaatttcaaagtttgtgTCGACTTACGATGAGCACGCACAGGAACCGTTTATGCAT attgaagcGTACGGTTCGAGATCAAAACGATGCAGAGTATCAGAAGATGAGGTTTTCGATGAAATCGTCTGTTTGCATCTTCATGTTCTCTACAATATCCACGTGGCCCAAGATCTCATCACGGCTCAGTCGACACAGATTCAG ATTATTCAACTATTCAACAAAGAGATTCTTCAAAAGCGAAAAGACGAAAACTggtttcttccaattttctatCGATTGTGCACTGATTTGAGATGGCTCAGTAAAGGCGCAGAAGCATGCGTGTCTGGTGATGATGAAGGAGATTCAAATgcgaattcattttttgaaagtgccGCCAAAGCGATCACAGAATGCTACAGAACTTGTGTTTCGGATGTTCATGCCGAAGAGGGAACCACGAAGAAAGTGGCAATGTTGAATATGACAAATCAGCtattccaaatttattttcag ataaataaGCTGAATCTCCTGAAGCCATTGATCCGGGCAATCGATAATTGTGGGTCATTGtatcatgattttttgatgtcGGATAAAGTAGCTTACAACTATTTCCTTGGTAGAAAAGCAATGTTTGATGCCGATTTGAATCTGG ccgaGAAATCTCTGCTCTACGCATTCAGGAACTGCCCAGCTGACAGTATGTCGAACAAGCGAAAGATTCTGATTTATTTAATTCctgtgaaaatgtttcttgGTCACATGCCAACATCCCAGCTTCTCCATGAGTATCGACTTGATGAGTTTCAAGATGTTGTGGCTGGTGTAAAAG ATGGAAATTTGGCTCAACTCGATGGAGCTCTTGCAGCTAACGAAGCATTTTTCATCAAGTGTGGAATCTTTCTGATGCTTGAAAAGCTGCGAATGATCACGTTCCgaactcttttcaaaaaagt aAGTCAGATAGTCGGAACTGCTCAAATTCCTTTGGATGCTTTTCAAACTGCTCTTCGCTTTGTTGGAGTCACTGATGTTGATATGGATGAATTGGAATGCATTATTGCAAATCTTATTGCTTCG AAGAAAATCAAAGGATATCTGTCTCATCAACATCAAAAACTGGTAATCTCAAAGATGAATGCATTCCCCACGCTTTCTGGTGTCTCTTCTAATTGA
- the wdr-60 gene encoding WD Repeat protein (Product from WormBase gene class wdr;~Confirmed by transcript evidence): MSSKSRSSSKEKDSKKEKKKDKEKSSKEKKEKKDKKEKKSKTIKPEPEPEPVNEYEDDFEDYEDDFEEDDEEEKKAPKVEEKPQKESKVEAEVSFESNIMQRLATSHMRRTEASPKPTIAPKISNAQITVQSTIDNKPYSYHNEEERQTQEQRAFGRLNKLRGLISIEVTKSQVFTDLSSNIFEPFNSLPSNKSHALTQTGKDCHTEEVQTERGETEEKETQCPHSESTRIEDGIEKERTSTDRARLKKFFFAATQTIREILISEDKSAEEDETREKSISKFSRGYNPFRLCQVVTKSKSTCIRKGESDSVLVAYEIFESPAPDLINKSLIVEFFVHKRRPPKRLFVVESIVSVMELSQSSQILYVCLMDGTFCAFDLSITDAFFDDNLPWVDSETNIALRRPTFDSSFLATTVSDATPLIGIALGKSSVGEEITTIDTAGTISYWIANRVEKNELRLLLTAVIRPHPVLKRHSTSFAVSAFCHVTNPLRFFIGTDTGMLYSMYKSDTSQAIPKIYKTEKEKYGEVTVIAANPSDNTVLIVGFSNGSISVYRTTQASSIVNIPTADLSTRVTWISWSLTNPSGFYTIHNSNIITYWDLGFKLSPKSVDHRTDSVQVLASDTWLSENAKIGYMAFGLSNGDSEVHVLEDPARKNQNETILEVLRRIKNL; encoded by the exons atgtcATCGAAAAGTAGAAGTTCGTCAAAGGAAAA AGATTCaaagaaggagaaaaagaaagataaAGAGAAATCAtcgaaagaaaagaaagaaaagaaagataaaaaagaaaagaaatcaaaaactattaagcctgagcctgagcctgaacCAGTGAACGAATATGAAGATGACTTTGAAGATTATGAAGATGATTtcgaagaagatgatgaagaggaGAAAAAGGCTCcgaaagttgaagaaaagcCACAAAAGGAATCAAAAGTAGAAGCTGAG GTTTCATTTGAAAGTAATATCATGCAACGATTAGCAACAAGTCACATGAGAAGAACAGAAGCTTCTCCTAAACCAACAATTGCTCCAAAGATTTCAAATGCACAAATTACTGTTCAATCTACG ATTGACAATAAACCATATTCATATCACAATGAAGAAGAACGTCAGACACAAGAACAACGAGCATTTGGAAGATTAAACAAGCTTCGTGGACTTATCa GTATCGAAGTAACAAAAAGTCAGGTCTTTACGGATTTAtcttccaatatttttgaaccatTCAATTCCCTTCCATCAAATAAATCGCATGCCCTAACACAAACTGGAAAAGATTGTCATACAGAAGAAGTACAGACTGAGAGAGGAGAGACAGAAGAGAAAGAGACACAATGTCCACATTCAGAGAGTACACGAATTGAAGATGgaatagagaaagagagaacaTCAACTGATAGAGCCAGATTGAAGAAGTTCTTTTTTGCTGCAACACAG ACAATTCGAGAAATTCTCATCAGCGAGGATAAATCTGCCGAGGAAGATGAAACGAGGGAAAAGTCAATTTCTAAGTTTTCCAGGGGATATAATCCATTCCGACTTTGTCAAGTTGTCACTA AAAGTAAATCCACGTGTATCCGAAAAGGAGAATCAGACAGTGTACTAGTTGCttatgagatttttgaatCTCCCGCTCCTGATCTTATCAACAAGAGTCTTATTGTAGAGTTTTTCGTCCACAAAAGACGCCCACCAAAGAG actttttgtGGTGGAAAGTATTGTGTCAGTGATGGAATTGAGTCAATCATCCCAGATTCTATATGTGTGTCTG ATGGATGGAACATTCTGTGCATTTGATCTATCAATTACTGACGCATTCTTTGATGATAATCTTCCATGGGTTG ACTCGGAAACCAACATTGCTCTACGTCGTCCAACATTTGATTCTTCATTTCTGGCGACTACGGTGTCAGATGCCACACCCCTCATAGGAATTGCTTTAGGAAAATCAAG TGTTGGTGAGGAAATCACGACAATTGACACAGCTGGAACAATTTCTTATTGGATTGCAAACAgagtggaaaaaaatgaacttcGACTTCTTCTGACCGCAGTTATTCGCCCTCATCCTGTCCTAAAGAg ACATTCTACATCATTCGCCGTCTCCGCTTTCTGCCACGTCACCAACCCGTTGAGATTTTTCATCGGAACAGATACTGGAATGTTGTATTCTATGTATAAATCAGATACTTCTCAAGCAATcccaaaaatttacaaaactgaaaaag AAAAGTATGGAGAGGTTACTGTAATTGCAGCAAATCCATCGGATAATACTGTATTAATT GTTGGATTTTCAAATGGTTCAATTTCGGTGTACCGTACCACGCAGGCATCATCAATTGTCAACATTCCAACAGCTGATCTATCGACACGTGTCACATGGATATCATGGAGTCTTAC TAATCCATCTGGCTTTTATACGATTCACAACTCAAATATCATAACATACTGGGATTTGGGATTTAAGTTATCTCCAAAGAGTGTAGATCATCGGACG GATTCTGTTCAAGTACTTGCATCTGACACGTGGCTTTCGGAAAACGCTAAAATTGGTTATATGGCTTTTGGATTAAGCAATGGAGATTCCGAGGTTCATGTTCTAGAAGATCCCGCGCGGAAGAATCAAAACGAAACCATTTTGGAGGTTTTGagaagaattaaaaatttgtga